One part of the Hirundo rustica isolate bHirRus1 chromosome 11, bHirRus1.pri.v3, whole genome shotgun sequence genome encodes these proteins:
- the CEBPG gene encoding CCAAT/enhancer-binding protein gamma: protein MSKTSQQNATTDASGASVIHTQAHSSGLQQVPQLVPVSPGGGGKAVPPSKQGKKNSFVDRNSDEYRQRRERNNMAVKKSRLKSKQKAQDTLQRVNQLKEENERLEAKIKLLTKELSVLKDLFLEHAHNFADNVQPVGTETTTTNPENSGQ from the coding sequence ATGAGCAAGACATCCCAACAGAACGCCACCACAGATGCGAGCGGAGCAAGTGTGATTCACACCCAAGCACACTCCAGTGGTTTGCAGCAGGTTCCCCAGCTGGTGCCAGTTAGTCCTGGTGGTGGAGGCAAAGCTGTGCCTCCGAgcaaacagggaaagaaaaattcctttgtgGATAGAAACAGTGATGAGTATCGTCAGCGCAGAGAGCGAAACAACATGGCAGTGAAAAAGAGCCGGttaaaaagcaagcagaaagcaCAAGACACGCTGCAAAGGGTCAACCaacttaaagaagaaaatgaacgTTTAGAGGCAAAAATTAAACTCCTGACCAAGGAGCTGAGTGTACTGAAAGACTTGTTCCTTGAGCATGCCCACAATTTTGCAGATAATGTGCAACCTGTTGGCACTGAGACCACCACAACAAATCCAGAAAACAGTGGACAGTAG